From the Arthrobacter sp. PM3 genome, one window contains:
- a CDS encoding homoserine dehydrogenase has product MPSRFQPTVPLLLSGYGNVGQSFVNLVPLQETGIHVAGIRGHHTEVRLGEEPVVPERSSWEPLGSIDDALTATRAAVLVQALPSSEEAHSRATHEAIAALRRGVHVVTATKSHLVSHWRELQRAAEIGRSRIRISGATGAALPAADLARLGVRGLGCNAVRACPNGTSTFVLDQLSGGAGLADAILEAQRRGIAESDPSADLSGQDAATKVRLMTGLVWGWDVSRMKVQLDPIDHTASARALAAAGQGRRLRAVASASLDRPMLVSVRLESVAAQDPLRHIAGPEKAVVFVCPDAGDITVQGGRSSPQGAAVAMLKDVLNLVDAESPGF; this is encoded by the coding sequence ATGCCAAGCCGCTTTCAGCCGACCGTGCCGCTCCTTTTATCCGGGTACGGCAACGTCGGCCAGTCATTCGTGAACCTTGTCCCGCTGCAGGAAACCGGGATTCATGTCGCCGGCATCCGGGGGCACCACACCGAAGTGCGCCTCGGCGAGGAACCAGTCGTGCCGGAGCGCTCGTCGTGGGAACCACTCGGTTCGATCGATGACGCGCTCACCGCAACCCGGGCGGCCGTCCTGGTCCAGGCCCTCCCGTCCTCTGAGGAAGCGCATTCGCGCGCCACCCATGAGGCGATCGCTGCCCTGCGACGGGGCGTCCATGTCGTGACAGCAACGAAGAGCCACCTGGTGAGCCACTGGCGGGAACTGCAACGGGCTGCCGAAATCGGGCGGAGCCGCATCCGCATCTCAGGAGCAACCGGCGCCGCCCTGCCGGCAGCGGACCTGGCCCGGCTCGGCGTCCGTGGCCTCGGATGCAACGCCGTCCGTGCCTGCCCGAACGGCACATCAACGTTCGTTTTGGACCAGCTTTCCGGCGGAGCCGGGCTGGCCGACGCGATTCTGGAAGCACAACGCCGCGGCATCGCCGAATCTGACCCGTCCGCAGATCTGTCGGGGCAGGACGCGGCCACCAAGGTGCGGCTGATGACGGGCCTCGTCTGGGGCTGGGACGTGTCACGAATGAAGGTTCAGCTGGACCCCATCGACCACACGGCATCGGCCCGGGCCCTGGCGGCAGCCGGCCAGGGACGCCGCCTTCGTGCCGTCGCCAGCGCTTCCCTCGACCGGCCGATGCTGGTGAGTGTGCGACTGGAATCCGTGGCCGCGCAGGACCCCCTGCGCCACATCGCCGGCCCTGAGAAGGCAGTAGTCTTTGTCTGTCCTGACGCTGGGGACATCACGGTGCAGGGTGGCCGTTCGAGTCCCCAAGGAGCAGCCGTGGCGATGCTCAAGGATGTCCTCAACCTCGTGGACGCTGAGTCACCGGGATTCTGA
- a CDS encoding DNA gyrase subunit A — MDEDERHIRDELMMLDALLRAMDRRDAVFQMIEDSEDEDEARRRVGQLLGVGDLGSRVVLDMQVRRLTRDQRQRLASRAAELRSMLPEGR; from the coding sequence GTGGATGAGGATGAGCGGCATATAAGGGACGAATTGATGATGCTCGATGCCCTGCTACGGGCGATGGACCGTCGTGACGCGGTCTTCCAGATGATTGAGGATTCGGAGGACGAGGACGAAGCAAGACGCCGTGTGGGTCAGCTGTTGGGTGTGGGGGACTTGGGCAGCAGGGTGGTCCTCGACATGCAGGTTAGAAGACTCACCCGGGACCAGCGTCAGAGGCTCGCTTCCCGGGCAGCAGAACTTAGGTCAATGTTGCCTGAGGGCCGCTGA